From a single Okeanomitos corallinicola TIOX110 genomic region:
- a CDS encoding mandelate racemase/muconate lactonizing enzyme family protein, whose amino-acid sequence MKITRISVYKVNLPLQHPYRLSGGRLYFDKLDSTIVAIDTDEGIRGWGEGCPWGSTYLPAFPRGVRAGIEELAPQLVGLDPRRTDFIYRTMDLALPGHPYIKSALDMACWDILGKVSGLPLCELFGGRIDEPVTGQNSVPTGTPEEMIKSIQWGQERGYVVHTCKIGADVALDIERIKTVSAYLPGNETATFDVNRAWLMDEALRVMNAVKDHVCYFEEPCETYEETRQVRRLTSHPIILDECIQKYGDIVRANADNACEAIGLKVGRVGGLTKAKRIRDFCMERGIRMNIEETGGSIIADTGAIHLAQATPRIFLRASWLCHDMLTVDTATGGARNQGGKTFAPDVPGLGVEPKMDVLGEAIAIYQ is encoded by the coding sequence ATGAAAATTACTCGCATCTCCGTATATAAAGTTAATTTACCCCTCCAACATCCCTACCGACTCTCCGGGGGAAGATTATATTTTGACAAACTCGACTCTACCATCGTCGCTATAGATACAGATGAAGGTATCCGTGGTTGGGGTGAAGGATGTCCCTGGGGTTCTACCTATCTTCCCGCATTTCCTAGAGGGGTAAGAGCAGGTATTGAAGAGTTAGCACCACAATTGGTCGGACTTGATCCCCGACGTACTGATTTTATTTATCGGACAATGGATCTAGCTTTACCAGGACATCCCTATATTAAATCTGCATTGGATATGGCTTGTTGGGATATTTTAGGTAAGGTATCTGGACTACCTTTATGTGAACTATTTGGAGGGAGGATAGACGAACCTGTTACAGGTCAAAATTCCGTTCCCACCGGGACACCAGAGGAAATGATTAAATCTATTCAATGGGGACAGGAACGGGGTTATGTTGTTCATACCTGTAAAATTGGTGCTGATGTAGCTTTGGATATTGAAAGAATTAAAACTGTCAGTGCTTACTTACCAGGAAATGAAACTGCTACCTTTGATGTTAACCGGGCTTGGTTAATGGATGAAGCACTCAGGGTAATGAATGCAGTCAAAGATCATGTTTGTTATTTTGAAGAACCTTGTGAAACCTACGAAGAAACCCGTCAAGTCCGACGACTTACTTCTCATCCGATTATCTTAGATGAATGTATTCAGAAATATGGTGATATTGTCCGTGCTAATGCTGACAATGCCTGTGAAGCTATTGGTTTAAAAGTCGGTCGAGTGGGAGGGTTAACAAAGGCCAAACGGATTAGAGATTTTTGTATGGAACGGGGTATCAGAATGAATATTGAAGAAACAGGCGGTAGTATTATTGCTGATACAGGAGCAATACATTTAGCTCAAGCAACTCCCAGAATATTTTTAAGGGCTTCTTGGTTGTGTCATGATATGTTAACTGTTGATACTGCTACAGGGGGAGCGCGAAATCAAGGTGGTAAAACCTTTGCACCAGATGTTCCCGGTTTGGGAGTAGAACCGAAAATGGATGTTTTAGGTGAGGCGATCGCTATATATCAATAG
- a CDS encoding alcohol dehydrogenase family protein — MTKLMNAVILTGYGGPDKLVYTQVPKPQPQKGEVLIKVGACSVNNTDFNTRTGWYAAQESFQDILQDQAQNSVDTSTSWQQAGITFPRIQGADIVGTVAGIGDGVNPDILNQRVICDPWIRTGKLAEYKYIGSEIDGGFAEYTVVPVTNVYPLSSSLSDVELAAIPCAYSTAENLVTKARVSAKDTVLITGASGGVGSAAIQLCKIRGAKVVAIVGANKERFARLLGADYVYYRDEQLASNLNKHQFTVALDVVGGDNFPLLLRNLEIGGRYATSGAIAGPMVTLDLRDLIYKDLEMIGATRLESAVFQRLVDYINKDLLKPVVDKVFPLAQIHEAQKIFQTKSFFGKVVITLSI, encoded by the coding sequence ATGACAAAATTAATGAATGCTGTAATTTTGACTGGATATGGTGGCCCTGATAAATTAGTTTATACCCAAGTTCCTAAGCCCCAACCCCAAAAAGGAGAAGTTCTGATCAAAGTGGGAGCTTGTTCTGTCAATAATACGGATTTCAATACTCGCACTGGTTGGTATGCAGCACAGGAATCTTTTCAAGATATCCTGCAAGATCAGGCTCAAAATAGTGTAGATACATCCACCAGTTGGCAACAAGCAGGAATTACATTTCCGCGCATTCAAGGTGCTGATATAGTGGGGACAGTGGCAGGAATTGGGGATGGTGTCAATCCAGACATACTCAATCAAAGAGTAATTTGTGATCCTTGGATTCGCACAGGGAAATTAGCGGAATATAAATATATTGGTAGTGAAATTGATGGTGGGTTTGCAGAATACACAGTAGTACCTGTCACGAATGTTTATCCTCTTAGTTCTTCCCTCTCAGATGTGGAATTAGCAGCTATTCCCTGCGCTTATTCTACAGCAGAAAATTTAGTTACTAAAGCGAGGGTATCAGCAAAAGATACGGTATTAATTACTGGAGCATCTGGTGGAGTAGGTAGTGCAGCTATTCAACTATGTAAAATCAGGGGTGCAAAAGTAGTTGCAATTGTTGGTGCAAATAAAGAAAGATTTGCTAGGTTATTAGGAGCAGATTATGTATATTACAGAGATGAACAATTAGCGTCTAATTTAAATAAACATCAGTTCACTGTAGCTTTAGATGTGGTGGGAGGAGATAATTTTCCACTGCTGTTGAGAAATCTAGAAATTGGTGGTAGATATGCTACATCAGGAGCGATCGCCGGGCCAATGGTAACTCTAGATTTACGGGATTTAATTTACAAAGATTTAGAAATGATTGGGGCAACTCGCTTAGAATCAGCAGTATTCCAAAGATTAGTTGATTATATAAATAAAGACCTTTTGAAACCAGTTGTGGATAAAGTTTTTCCTTTGGCACAAATCCATGAAGCTCAGAAAATTTTCCAAACAAAAAGCTTTTTCGGTAAAGTTGTCATTACCCTATCTATATAA
- a CDS encoding methyltransferase domain-containing protein codes for MNNNLITEKNNNSWDAIKEAHELSYNPEQLQEYYDKWSREYDLDVSNEKYSGPKFIADYLAKILENHFHLDAGKTNLKILDAGCGTGLVGVELQKKGFGKIDGFDLSQNMVEIAENTNAYNSLEGKCDMNRKIEAYQDNEYEIIVCCGVFTLGHVHSTALEELIRITKPGGLLVISTRKSYYDSSDYQELVDRLLVRGTIKLINSIMDGPYIAEEGAHYWAFLVA; via the coding sequence ATGAACAATAATCTAATCACAGAAAAAAATAACAACAGTTGGGATGCTATTAAAGAAGCCCACGAATTATCTTACAATCCTGAACAATTACAAGAATACTATGACAAATGGTCTAGAGAATATGATCTAGATGTGTCTAATGAAAAATATTCTGGCCCAAAATTTATAGCTGACTATCTGGCTAAAATCCTAGAAAATCATTTCCACCTTGATGCTGGTAAAACTAATTTAAAAATTCTTGATGCCGGGTGTGGTACAGGTTTAGTAGGTGTTGAACTACAAAAAAAAGGTTTCGGCAAAATAGATGGTTTTGACCTATCCCAGAATATGGTTGAAATAGCTGAAAATACTAATGCTTACAACTCCCTAGAAGGGAAATGCGATATGAATCGCAAAATAGAAGCATATCAAGACAATGAATATGAAATTATTGTCTGTTGTGGTGTTTTCACTTTAGGACACGTACATTCTACAGCGTTGGAAGAGTTAATTAGAATTACAAAACCTGGCGGATTATTAGTCATTAGTACCAGAAAAAGCTACTATGACAGCAGTGATTATCAAGAACTTGTAGATCGCTTATTGGTACGAGGAACAATCAAGTTAATTAATTCCATTATGGATGGTCCCTATATCGCAGAAGAAGGGGCGCATTATTGGGCTTTCCTAGTTGCATAA
- the alr gene encoding alanine racemase, which produces MFSSKQTPSFADSQECNTYAWFSQRAWVEIDLGALTDNIKQLVKFLTPQTQLMAVVKADAYGHGSVTVAKTVLEAGASWLGVATVPEGIQLREEGIKAPILILGATHTAEQIQAIAQWKLEPTLCSPKQALIFSDTLEALGDNSFIPVHIKLDTGMSRLGTDWQKAGDFVQLVQGLPHLNIASIYSHLATADSPDPAIMQEQQRRFTEAIAQIQARGIKIPSLHLANSAATLADPKLHYDMVRVGLAMYGLYPATHLENKIKLQPVLQLKARITHVKTIAKGTGVSYGHHFIAPKEMRIAVVGIGYADGVPRNLSNQMQVLLRNQPVPQIGAITMDQLMIDVTSIPDLQEGEIVTLLGQQGKEQISANDWANQLNTIAWEILCGFKHRLPRVAVM; this is translated from the coding sequence ATGTTCAGTAGCAAACAGACCCCTAGTTTTGCTGATAGTCAAGAGTGCAATACTTACGCGTGGTTTTCTCAACGTGCTTGGGTGGAAATTGATTTGGGGGCTTTGACTGATAATATCAAGCAGTTAGTTAAATTTTTAACTCCGCAGACTCAGTTAATGGCAGTGGTAAAAGCTGATGCTTATGGACATGGATCTGTAACCGTTGCTAAAACTGTATTAGAAGCTGGGGCGAGTTGGTTAGGAGTGGCGACAGTTCCTGAAGGTATTCAATTAAGAGAAGAAGGGATAAAAGCCCCAATTTTGATTTTAGGTGCTACCCACACAGCAGAACAAATTCAGGCGATCGCCCAGTGGAAACTTGAACCAACACTGTGTAGCCCTAAACAAGCTTTAATATTTTCTGATACTCTAGAAGCCCTTGGTGATAATTCTTTCATCCCTGTACATATCAAATTAGATACAGGAATGTCACGGTTAGGAACTGATTGGCAAAAAGCAGGTGATTTTGTGCAATTAGTACAAGGACTACCCCATTTAAATATTGCCAGTATTTATTCTCACCTAGCTACCGCAGATAGTCCTGATCCGGCGATTATGCAAGAACAACAGAGAAGATTTACAGAGGCGATCGCCCAAATTCAAGCCAGAGGGATCAAAATTCCCAGTTTGCATTTAGCCAACTCCGCCGCTACCCTGGCAGATCCTAAATTACACTATGATATGGTGCGTGTAGGTTTAGCTATGTATGGTCTGTATCCTGCTACTCACTTGGAAAATAAAATTAAACTGCAACCAGTATTACAACTTAAAGCCAGAATTACCCATGTAAAAACTATTGCCAAAGGAACAGGGGTGAGTTATGGTCATCATTTTATTGCACCCAAAGAGATGAGAATTGCCGTAGTTGGGATTGGTTATGCAGATGGAGTTCCCCGCAATCTTTCCAACCAAATGCAAGTTTTACTACGTAATCAGCCTGTCCCACAAATCGGCGCCATTACCATGGATCAGTTAATGATAGATGTAACTTCCATACCCGACCTACAAGAAGGCGAAATTGTCACCTTATTGGGACAACAGGGGAAAGAACAAATATCTGCAAATGATTGGGCTAATCAATTAAACACCATTGCCTGGGAAATTCTCTGTGGTTTCAAACATCGTCTCCCCCGTGTAGCCGTAATGTAA